The region TTGCGGGGTTATTCTTATGCGGCGGGCTTAGATTTTCGTGGCTTATGAGTAAAAATATTCACCCTAAGAATAAACTCGGCGAAAGAAAACGCTTGAAGACTCTCATAATCGGAGCAGGTGAGGAGGGGGCTTTCTTGGCTAGGGACTTAATGCGAAATGACGGCGAATTATTACCAGCGGGATTTATTGACGATGACGAACAGAAGACGGGGCGGCATGTTTCAGGCTTGAATGTACTGGGAAGCACTAAAGATTTAGCAAAAATTGTTGAGAGTGAAAATTTTGAGGTCGTATTAATTGCAATTCCCAGCGCGAACGGCAGCAAAATACGCGAGATTTACGAAAAATTATCAGCTCTGAACGTTCAAATTAGAATATTGCCGAGCTTGAGAGAACTTGCAGGCGGTCAAATTTCAGTATCCAGACTCCGAAAAGTTAAACTTGAAGATTTACTAGGGCGCGAACCTGTTAGAATAAATTTAGAGCCATCAATGAATTATATTCAAAATAAGCGCGTATTAATCACAGGTGCGGGCGGCTCAATAGGCAGCGAAATAGTAAATCAGGTCTTGCAAAATAACCCGGCTGAAATTTTTGCGCTCGGACATGGTGAACAGTCAATTTATTTATTGATGGAGAAATTAGCAAAACTAAATACAAATATTCCCGTTCACCCGGTAATAGCCGATGTTGCCGACGAAATAGCAATAAAATATTTATTCGAGTCAGCAAAACCTGAAGTAATTTTTCACGCCGCAGCACATAAGCACGTCCCATTAATGGAATTCTCACCTAGAGAGGCAATGCGTGTAAATGATTTAGGAACTCGTACACTTGCAAGAATGGCAGGAAAATATAACGCTCAAAGAATGGTAATGATTTCAACGGATAAGGCTGTGAACCCGTCCAGCATTATGGGAGCGACAAAGAGGCTCGCAGAAAAAATTTTAGAGAACGAGCAGAAAAATTATCCTGAGACAAAATATATGGCCGTAAGATTTGGCAATGTCTTAGGGAGCCGCGGGAGTGTCATTCCTAAATTTGAACGTCAAATCGCTGCGGGCGGTCCTGTTACTGTAACAGATCCGGGAATGAAACGATATTTTATGCTGATTCCTGAAGCTGTCAGCCTAGTAATTCAAGCCGGAGCACTGGGACACGGGGGCGAGTTATTTGTGCTTGACATGGGCGAACCTGTTATAATTCGGGAAATGGCCGAGCTGCTTATAAAATTATGCGGTTATGAGCCCTATAAAGATATTAATATAATTTATACTGGCATGAGACCGGGCGAAAAATTGTACGAAGAATTATTTTATGACGAGAACGCAGTTAATTCGACACTGCATCCGAAAATTTTTGTAAGCAAAATCAAAGCAGGCCAAGAAGGTGAAGAGATTAACCCCGAATTAAATACGATTTTAGAGTACGCATTAAGAAATCCCAGCGAGGCTTTAAGATTATTAAAACAATTAGTGCCTGAATATCAACATGTTTAATAATAAAATAAATCCCTCCGGCCTAAATAAATATAAATAAATAAGTCAGAGGGAATAAATTTTTTACTTAACCTGTTATAATTTTGCTGCCCTTGATTAAATAGTCCATTCCTGACCAGACAGTTAAAATCATTGCAACCCACATCACGGCCATTCCGTAGGGAATCTTAAGAATTAACATGATTAACGCTATAATCTGACATACTGTTTTGAGTTTACCGCCTTTTGACGCAGCAATTACTACACCTTCAGCAGCAGCAACGAGTCTTAAGCCTGTTACAACAAATTCACGCGTTATTATTACCATTACGATCCAAGCGGGGACTCTGTCAAGTTCGATTAATGCCAACATAGCAGCAACGACAAGAACTTTATCAGCAAGGGGATCTATAAATTTGCCCAGTGTAGTAACGAGATTATCACGGCGCGCAATATATCCGTCAAAAGTATCTGTCAATGCAGCAATAATAAATACAGTCGCAGCCAAAGCATCTCCCCAGCTTACTTCAGGCAGAAAACTTATAGGCGTGTCAATTCTCAGCGACAAGAATAATAATACAAGCGGCGCAAGAAATACCCGAATAAGGCTCAAAGTATTAGGAACGTTGAAAATTTTAGATTGCAAAATATTTCACCTCTTCAAGAATAATTTATTATTATTTAATGATTATAGCTCAAATTTGCAAGCTCCTGCCATAATTCTTTTTGCTTTGAGTCCAAATGTCTGGGAATATTTATTTTAATTCTCACGTACATATCGCCGTTAGTTCCGTCTCTTTTCGGGAGTCCCTTACCTCTGAGCCTCAATTTTTGCCCGTCTTGAATTCCAGGAGGCATTGTAACTGTTACATTTCCTGTTAAAGTCTCGACTGAAATTTTATTACCGAGTACTGCGTCCCATGTTTCTACTTTGATTTCACGCGTTAAGTCATGGCCGGAGATCTCAAAATTTTTATCGGGCTTTATGTGAATATTGACGTAAATATCTCCGCCGCCTTCATTTTTGCCGGGTAATTTAATCTGCGAGCCTTCAGTTATGCCCTTAGGGAGTCTCACACTCAGAGTGCGGTTGTTAAATTTTAGATTATGAGTTCCGCCCCTGATTATGTCATCAAGTGAAAGCGTTAAATCCGTCTCAATATCGCGCGGCATTGGCTGGTGAAAACGCGATTTGCCCGTGAAGTTCGAGAAAATATCTTGAAAGCCGCCGCCTCCTCCGAATAAAGTATTAAAGAAGTCGCTAAAATCTCCCGCACTGCCCTGATTAAATTCTACGTGCTGCCATCCCGGTGGAGGTGTGAAATCTTGGCCGGCCTGCCAGTTCATTCCGAGTGTGTCATATTTTTGACGTTTGTCGGGATCCTTGAGAACCTCATAAGCCTCGTTAATTTCTTTATATTTATCTTCTGCGCCGGGATCTTTATTTATATCGGGGTGATATTGTTTAGCCAGTTTTCTATATGCTTTGCGAATATCATCGGGCTTAGAGTCCCGCGAAACTCCTAAAATTTTATAGTAATCTTTATATTGCATGGTCAATCACTCCTAAAAAATTTTTATTGACTATTTTTAACTTTTTCACGCGCGAGTCTAACACATGAATAAATTTCACGCAATAACAAGCAAAAATTTATCCCCCGCGCACCCCTGATTCCTCCCACCCGCCCACCCAAGATAATTTTTACCACGCCGCAATAAAAAAGACTCTCCCGCTATCACACGAGAGAGTCATAAACTCACTAATTATATTATCTGCGTCTAAGTGTGAACATTAAAGCAGCTGCAACGAGTCCAAGCCCTAAAGAATTACAGCCGCCGCCGCCGCCGCCTCCTCCTCCTGAAACGGGTATTAATGGATCTGTATCAGTTCCGCCGCCGCTGCCTCCACTTCCGCCGCTTCCTCCGCTGCCTGAAGCATTGCGGGTTATCCACATTGTGCCGTTCAACTGCGAGTCTGCTACTCCATCAGGAAGGACTAATAAATTATTTACGAGTCTTGCATTTCCTGACACATTAGCAAGATAGACAGTTAAATCTATGCGGATTCCATTGCCGTTATCCGTCTTAGTTAAAGCGAGTGCTCCGGCTGAATATGCTTCACTTGCCGTTATATTCGATGAGGGGCAAACGTGCCAAGCCTGAGAGTCTCCCGCAAAATCTATTTGCAAGACTTTGAAAATATCATTTGCAAGAGTCGAGTCTATGTTCTTATCTGCAAAATTATAGCCGAAAATTGTTTGTGATTGAGTGCCGTCAAATGCCCATGAATAAGTAATCGGCAATAATTCGCCCGCGTCAATTCCTGAATACGAGAATTTTACGCCCGGTTTATTGAAAGTCTCATTTGCTGCTGTAGAGACCGTCATATTATAAGTGGACTGTGAACTAAATAATGCGCTCGAGTCAAGAGTATCAATTAAAGCCGGTTCATAGCTCCAATTACTATAAAATGAAGATCTGAATGACGAGCTAGAAAGAGTTGACGTGTTAGCGTTTGCAATTCCTACTGTCATATCATGCTCGTATAAATCGCCCTGATTGAAATTAAGCAAATTATCGATAAATGCGTCAGATAAGTTCATAGAAGTAGCCTGAAAATCTACGATTATTGCTTGAGTATCACTTACAGGCGACCCGTTAGAACCTCCCCTGACTGTTGAGACTGTTATATAAGCAGTTCCCGGCGTTCTCCATGCTGTAACGACTCCGTTGCTGGTGACTCTGACGATATTGCGATTTGAGCTTGACCAAGTAACCGGCTCTTCTCCTGTTCGTGTTCCGGCATAAGCAGAAAGCCCGTTAGTGTAAAGAATTATAGCTGACAAATTAGCAGTCTGTCCGGGAGATTTTAAGGTGTTGGGAATGCCGCTCATTTTCACGCTTGAAATCGTGTAGCTTGTAATTTCGTCATCGCCTCCGTCGGGTCTAGTGCCGTCAAAGAATACCGGGCCGATGTCTAAAGCTACTCCGACATGACGATTATAGCCGCGTTCATCATATTGAGGGAGCAAAATTCGCTGATCATATGGAATTATATTTATTGCCCTGTCTTCCTCGTTAATATCTACTTCAGCTAATGCAACAGTCAATAATCTGTACTCTTCATTATAGCCGATATATGGAGGTATTGAATCGCTGCGGGCATTCTCTGAAAGTGTATTACTTCCATAAAATGTGCTAGTTGTCCATGTTTCATTCTCGCGGTCTGTTTTCTTGCTGTCTCCTGTATTATCGATCCATGATGTATTATTGCCGCCCTCGCCGTAAGTTCCGACTCTATTATAGCCGGTTGAAGCAATTGAGCCTTCTTTGTAAACATCACTGCCTATAGTAGCAGCGTTGCCGACAAATAAATTAGCAATCACTGTAACAGTTGCGCCCGAGCCTACATAAAGCCCGCCGCCTTGATTAGTTGCTATGTTATTGAGAATAAATGCACAGCTCCTAATTGTATTAGTGCCGTATATGGCCAAGCCTCCGCCGTTAGTAGCTGCTTGAGAATCTGTAAATGTACAGTTTTCGACCATTCCGTTAGTGAGTGCTCTCATATAGACAGAACCGCCCTCGCCGCGAACTGATTGATTTGCATTAAATGTACTTTGCCTTATATTAATATTATCAGCTTGGACATAAATTACTCCGCCTGAACCTGATGACGTATAATTCCCTGTCGCCATACTTTGTTCAATAGTAAAATCATTATTGCCGCCTCTTTGGTCGTAATATATTGCTCCGCCGTGTGAGGTTGAATTATTTTCAAGGAAGTAACTTTTCCTGATATTAACTTGTCCTGAAGCCCAGATTGCACCGCCTACACCTTTAGCCGTGTTATTGTAGCAGGTTATATTGACTAAATTTTTATCTGCGTCGCCCGGTAAATACATAGCTCCGCCGTTACTTGTATTACTAGTTGCTGAATTTTCCTCAAAGTATACATTTTGAGCTAATGTAACTTCTCCGCGTGAAAGAATTGCGCCGCCGTGAAGACTTGATTTATTTTTTATGAAACGTGCATAGCTCATCCTAAGAGTCCCGCTGTCCTGTGATACACAAATTGCGCCGCCTCCTGCTGTTGTAGTTGCTGTAGCATTGCTTGTGTTGCTCTCAAAGTCTGAACTCTCTATTATTATATTTCTTCCGCATAAAGCTCCGCCGGCTATAGCGACCTGATTCTTGATGATTGAGTCATATACATCAATCGTTCCTGAATTTGTCGCAGCAAAACCGCCCCCGCCGTTAGTAGCAGTGTTCACAACGTCTATGCTGAGTCCCGAAATTGTTATAGTTCCGCTCTCTGAATAAATTGCGCCGCCGCTTTCAGTTGCAGTATTCGAACTAAAAGTATATGCGCTTGTCGGAGTTATATCGGCACTACTTGACCAGACAGCCCCGCCGTTATTGCTTGCTGAGTTGCTCGTAAATTTTACAGTTGATGAGAAAGTCGGCATTACAGCACTGCCCGATAAAGCAATTGCACCGCCGTTATTTGCCGTGTTGCCGCTGAATTCTGCCGTGCTTGAAAATGTTATAGTTCCGCCTGCATTATAAATAGCTCCGCCGGTTGTTGCTGAAGTTAAGCCGTTTGTTGAGAACACAGCAGCCCCCGTGAAAATAACATTACCGCCTGCAACGTAAAAGACTCCGCCGTTTGCCGCTGCAATATGTTTTGTGAAGGTAGAAGCTCCCGCAAATTCAACTCTGCCGCTGTCAACATAGAATAATCCGCCGTTAGTTACGTTTGTAGTGTCGCCTGTAAATGTTACAGAATAATTGCCGAATGATACAGCACCTCCGTCAACGTAAAAGACTCCGCCGTTTTCTGCAAGATTTCCTCTGAGGGTGGGAGCCGCTGAAAATGTTATATTAGCTCCTGACGCTGCATAGATAGCCCCTCCGTTTGTCGTTGAAGTAGTGCCGTTTGTCTTAAATGTAGGTGCACCAGTAAAAGTAATTTGGCCGGCTGAATAAATAGCTCCCCCGCTCGTTGATGCATTATTGCTTTCAAATGTGCTTGTGCCGCTGAATGTCAGAGTGCCTGCGTTATAGATAGCTCCTCCGTTTACTGCTGTGTTGCTGGTGAATGCTTGACCGTTCGGAAGTGTTACAGTTGCACCTGACGCGATATATAATGCACCGCCGTTAGAAGTTGCCGTGTTGCTGCTGAATTCAGGTGCAGAATTAAATGTTACGTTTGCGTCAGACGCGATATATAGTGCGCCTCCGTTTTCTGCTCTGTTACTAGTGAATTTGTTAGTTCCGTTAAATGTAATCGTGCCTGCAGTAAGAGTAATTCCGCCGCCGGAACTCCCTGTCAACGTCATGCCGCTAAAGATTATCGGGATAACTGAATTATTCACGATAAAATGACGATAGCCCGATGCTGATGTAAAAGCACCTGAAAAAGTGATACTCGTTAATTCATCATATAATGTGATTTCTGTAGGATATTCAGGATCTTCATCTTCGACTGGTTCGTAAATATTTTCATTATTAATCGTTATTGCGCCGTAAGATGTATAACTGGATGTATAACTGCTTGTAAATTTGAATTCAGGATTAGGATCTGGTTCGTATCCTGTTTCCTCAATACCGTTTTTAGCATCATCAAAAGCTGCTGCTAATGTATCATAATCAGTCCCGATATTATATGTAGCTCCATAACTTGGCACTGCTAATAATAATACACACAAAACAAGTAAAATTATTCGCTTCATGATTAAATTTTTCCTTCTTTCTTGAATTTATAAGCAAATAAAATCGCGCTCAAACATAATAAACTAAATCCAGCATTACAACCGCCGCCGCCGCCGCCGCCAGTGGGTATTAACGGGTCTGAATCATCAGGACTCGGAGTCGGTGTTGGAGTCGGAGTCGGTGTAACTTCGGGATTATGATAATAACTTGACGGAGCTATAAATACCTGCATATTCAAATAATTATCCTCGCTGCCGTCCCTCACTGCCATACAGCCACGCGTGTTGTCATATACCATGCTTAATTCAGGCCTGACTCCGTCCCTCGTGCCGTTCATTAAGTACATCACAAAACTTACTGTTATAACGCCCTTGTCATTGTCATTTGTTGCGCGTCCTCGTTCCTCGTCTAAGAAAACTTTTACCTGACTCGAATACACGCCGAGCCTGTCAAGTTCTTCAGTCAAGTTCAAAATATTATTATTCTCGGCCATTAAATAAATGCTCAAATTCTGCGCAAAAGTATATTCAATTTGGCCGCTGTTCCTGTATTCAGTTACTAGATTATTCCACCAGCTTCTATCTTTTATGGCTGTAACTGGTATATTCATAGTAATTAAAACCGGCAATAATGCTTCAGTCGTTGAAGTCCGTAAATTATTCGGGATTGAATGATTAATCGTGAAATATTCTAGTGCTTCACTTGTAGGAATAGTGCGGGATATTGCGCTGTTGTAAAAACTTGATGGAGTCCCTATTTCCTTTGTGCCTCCTGTTACGCTTGCTAACTCGTCATAAAATGTCAGGCTTGAAGGGTTAGGCTCAAAAGCTGCGATTTCTACCTGCCTGAAACTTGCCTCGCTGCCGTACTCATAAGTCTCGCCGATTTTTTTCACGAATAAAGTATCATGATTCAGCACTAAATCCCACATTCCATTACGCATATTGTCATCGATTGCGAAAATTCTAAGCGGCCTGATATTCTGCTCGTTTAAATTATATGATCGCGTATAAACAGTAACTAAACCGGGCGCAGCGTGTGAGGCATCATCAAGAAAGAAATAACGCTCTATATCTGTAGTTCCCTGATAACGCGGCAAATCAAATTTCCATCTCGTCGGGACAAGCCAATTGCTATTAGCGTCCTGAGCTCCATATCTGACGGCTGTATGATTCACTATTTCAGTAGTCAAATGATAATTTACCCGGCCCGTATCAACGTTTAAATCTTCAACGGGAGCTATTACCCAGTTTGAGCTGGTAGTCTCCTTTGAGTTCTGGGCGTTCCATTTGTCATGACGATATGCGACAATATTTCCATTTCCGGCCTTGTCCCTCAAAGTCATTCGCAATTCTAAAGCCTCATCCGTTGCTGTGCCATTAACGACATTTGCAATTACTACAGGTTTATTAATTCCCTGCGAGCTCGTATCTGAAGGATTTTGATGATAGTTAAAAGTCTGTCTCACTGTGTCATAACGATTCAGACTCCCTGATTGACGGCTTATAGTAAAAATATAATTCGACCATTGAGAGTCATAACCGTCGCGGCTCACCGGGCCTGTTGCTGTAACTGCCGCAGTATACGGGGCATTAGTCTCACTTGTCGGAGTTCCTAAATTTATATCTCCTGCAACTGCTTCACGGCGGACTCTGGGTGAATGTATATCCATGCTGAATTCCCCGTAACCGTCGGACAAAACAAGAAATAACGTGCTGAGACTGCGATTTGCGAAAACTGTAGAGTCGGGCTTGCCGTTAATTACATCAACGACTCCAGTATCAGACAAAATCAAATCGCTTGAAATGTCAATAGCTGTGTGATGATCTGCACCGAATGAATCAGTGCCGGTATTAATTACCATCCATTGCCAGCTCTTCCCGCTTGGGCCGTATAAGTCATCAAATCGATAACCGTTAGCATCAGCAAAAGCAGTACCGCTGAAAATCGCAAGAATTATAAACACTCCTGCGAACCTCGAAAAAATTTTAATTTTCACCTGTATAACCTCCTAAAAAATTTATTACCTGAATTTATTATTATTATTAATTATATTATCTATCTTTCTCGCCGAGTCCGCCTTTCTTGACGTTCGGGACGGTGTGTGCGTTCTGTACGTCTTGCGCGTCGCTCTGTCCGTTCTGCCCGGTCCGTCTTATCAGGTTTATCGGCTGATTTATTTTCTCTCTTTTCGGGCTTATTGTCATTCTTGGCCGGTTCTTCCTGATTCAATTCTTCATCAGTGGGAATATATTTTTTCGGCTCTTCCTTCTTGACCGGCTTAAATGGCACAAAATCAAGTCCGGCATTTATGAACGAGATATAATTTAACGGGTTTAAAGCAGCTTCACGGGCAAAACATGAAATTATTTTAGCGGCGTAATCACTATATTTCTTGTCTTCGAGGGCGTGTGCTAATTCGTTCAGAGCTGTTATAGCGAGTGCGTTAGGGCTCGGCAAATTGTTAAAATCTTGAGCAGACTTAAATTTTATGGCAATGTTCGAGTCATTTATCAGTGAGAATCCCCCATGCTTATCGTCCCAGAAATTTTTTATTAGTGAGTCCGCTAAATTCTGCGCATTCTTGAGCCAGTCATTTAATTGTTTCTCACCGGAATTAAATTTTTTAGCGGCCTTGTATAATTCCATTATCCCCCATAAAAAATATATATAGTCGCATGAACTTGCATTTATTCCCGTCTTGCCTGAAATCCACCGCCGAGTCCAAATTCCCGACTTGTCAGCAAAAATTTTCACGCAAAATAAAGCCGTTCTCTCTGCTATGTCCTTCCATTCGGGCTGGTCAAATGCACATGAGGCGCGGCTCAATGCTCCAATTATTAACCCGTTCCAGTCCATTAAAATTTTATCGTCCGTCAGTAATTGCCGCTTGTCCCGTGATTCCAGTAAAATCCGCCTGCACTCTGAAATATTATTAGCTACTTCCGCACCCTTTAAGCCATAACGCCTAGCAAGTTCTGTTACTGTTGAAGCCTCGTATAAAATATTTTGTCCTATTTGAGTCCCCGCCAGTTCGCTCCCGAAATTTCCGCCGGGCAAAACTCCATATGCAGCACAGAATAACCCCGCGAGTCCTTCAGGCAATACCGCTTTTATTTCGTCTTCTGTCCACATGTAATAACGCCCCTCGCCGTCCTTATTGTCTGAACATATTGCGCTCTTGAATCCCTGTGAGTACGAGGCATTATCGCTAAAATATTTTCCTAGACAGAATATAATATCTTCAGCTATTAACCTGTGAAAAGAATTCGCGTTCTGTTCCTGAGCTAACGAGGCAGCTAATAAAATCATGGCTTGATCACATAATAATTTCTCGAAATGAGGGACGTGCCACCTCTCATCAATCGAATAAAGCGAGAATCCCCCGCCTAAATGATCATGAATCCCCCCGCGCCAGATTCTCCGCAAAGTTATATCTACCATTGTGAAAGCGTCCGACTTGTCGCGTTTAGTGGCGTTCTCATCACTGGCCATTCTAAGCAAAAAAATTAATTTGTTTATCTCCGGAAATTTGCCGCCGTGATTAAAATTAAATCCCCCGTAACGAATATCAAAACTTTTCCGCATTTGGTCAAGAGCTTCAAACGCTGTATAACGCCTGACTCTGCCTCCTGACAAAAAATTAAATTTTTCCTGCACTAATTCCCGCAAATCATTCGCCGCACGTTCGCAGTCATCCCGCTGCATGTTCCAAAGCCATTTTATTCGCGGTAAAATTTCAGTCATTCCCGGAACTTGTCCCCGTGTTCGTTTAGGGAGCCATGTCGTGCAGAAAAAAGGCCATCCTTCAGGAGTCATGAAAATATTCAGCGGCCACCCAGCCGAACCGTTTTGAATCCTGCAAATCTCACTGTATAAATTATCTAAATCCGGGCGTTCTTCCTTATCGACTTTCACAGCAATACAAGTATCATTCATAAAGCCTGCTACTTCGGGATCATTGAAAGAGTCGCGCTCCATAATATTGCACCAGTGAGACGAATAATAACCGATTGATAAAAATATGGGCTTGTCTTCACGTTTAGCAGCGTCAAAAGCTTCCGGACTCCATGTGTACCAGCCTATTAAGTTTCTTGCATGTGCTTGTAAATACGGGCTTAATTCATTGCTTAAGTGATTCAGGGGAGATAATTTTTTTGCGGCCTGCTCCTGTAATGCCTGTTCAGCCGGTAAGAATTCCCCGTAAGCAGATAACGGCCCTAGTTCCTGTAATAAACTATTCTTGTATTGCATTTAGTTCACTTAGAGAGTCAATTACTCGCCATGCTCCTAATAAATTAAAATCTTCAGCCGTAAAATTTCCTGTTGTTATTCCCACGCTGCGGACTCCTGAATTCTGCGCAAAAATTATATCAATATCAGCGTCCCCGATATAAATAGCATTATCAGGACTAATATTTAATTCATGTAATAATTTATACATCATTTCGGGATTAGGTTTATATTCTAGCTTCCCATACGGCTCTAATGCTCCTACAATGACATCAAAATATTTCGCGAGTCCTGTTCGCTCTAAAACTCTGCGGGGATATTCGCGATTTGATATTACAGCAAGTTTTATATTTTTAGCGCGCAAATTCGTTAAAGTCTCTATTGTGTCAGGGAAGGGCTTTATTAATTCGCGCTCAAGTTTCACGCTGTAATCACGATATAATTTTATCCATTCAGGCCGGTATTCTCCGAGTAAACCCTCGCAAAACGTGGGAATCGGAGTCGCTATATATTTCATTGTCAAATCGTGATCTACTTCAGGCAGTCCCTCATGACGGGCGACGCTGTTAAAGCCTTCCATAATTGCATAACTTGAGTCTACGATTGTCATATCGTGATCGAATACCATTAATTTAATCATCTGCGTAAACTATTCCCCATATTTCTTAATACTTCATTGCGGCCGAATGAATTTGTAGTGTTTGACGCTCCTGTTCCTGTCCAGTACTGTTTTGCGTGAGTCCCTATATTATTAATCCAGTCGATTCCGAACATGTCAAGAATCATAGTTACACCGAGAAACAGCCAGACAATAACGCCCAGCCATGCAAGAATTCTAAAACTTGCGCTCAATGTCCTGTCAGTTGCTTGTTCAAGCTGCTTGACTTCGTTGTCTATTTCTTTGCGTTCTTCACGGGATAATTCTTTCTCCTGACGCTTTAACGAGAAAATCCGCCAGAGACTCGCACCGCTCCGCGCCCACTGGTACAGACCTAATAAAAATATGCTTACTCCTATAAAGGCAAATAATATCGTCATTAAGTTTTCAGCCCCTTTTG is a window of Synergistaceae bacterium DNA encoding:
- a CDS encoding polysaccharide biosynthesis protein; the protein is MQNFWQNWQKVAAKKFVVALIDFILLALAVYLGYAIRLGIVIPEYIEDWQRVMISLPLLCVIVFALFGQYGTMWQHAGTEDYTKFLWLYITSILVFLLINSLFKIAIFPRTSFAISFFAGLFLCGGLRFSWLMSKNIHPKNKLGERKRLKTLIIGAGEEGAFLARDLMRNDGELLPAGFIDDDEQKTGRHVSGLNVLGSTKDLAKIVESENFEVVLIAIPSANGSKIREIYEKLSALNVQIRILPSLRELAGGQISVSRLRKVKLEDLLGREPVRINLEPSMNYIQNKRVLITGAGGSIGSEIVNQVLQNNPAEIFALGHGEQSIYLLMEKLAKLNTNIPVHPVIADVADEIAIKYLFESAKPEVIFHAAAHKHVPLMEFSPREAMRVNDLGTRTLARMAGKYNAQRMVMISTDKAVNPSSIMGATKRLAEKILENEQKNYPETKYMAVRFGNVLGSRGSVIPKFERQIAAGGPVTVTDPGMKRYFMLIPEAVSLVIQAGALGHGGELFVLDMGEPVIIREMAELLIKLCGYEPYKDINIIYTGMRPGEKLYEELFYDENAVNSTLHPKIFVSKIKAGQEGEEINPELNTILEYALRNPSEALRLLKQLVPEYQHV
- the pgsA gene encoding CDP-diacylglycerol--glycerol-3-phosphate 3-phosphatidyltransferase, with translation MFNVPNTLSLIRVFLAPLVLLFLSLRIDTPISFLPEVSWGDALAATVFIIAALTDTFDGYIARRDNLVTTLGKFIDPLADKVLVVAAMLALIELDRVPAWIVMVIITREFVVTGLRLVAAAEGVVIAASKGGKLKTVCQIIALIMLILKIPYGMAVMWVAMILTVWSGMDYLIKGSKIITG
- a CDS encoding DnaJ domain-containing protein, with translation MTMQYKDYYKILGVSRDSKPDDIRKAYRKLAKQYHPDINKDPGAEDKYKEINEAYEVLKDPDKRQKYDTLGMNWQAGQDFTPPPGWQHVEFNQGSAGDFSDFFNTLFGGGGGFQDIFSNFTGKSRFHQPMPRDIETDLTLSLDDIIRGGTHNLKFNNRTLSVRLPKGITEGSQIKLPGKNEGGGDIYVNIHIKPDKNFEISGHDLTREIKVETWDAVLGNKISVETLTGNVTVTMPPGIQDGQKLRLRGKGLPKRDGTNGDMYVRIKINIPRHLDSKQKELWQELANLSYNH
- a CDS encoding thioredoxin domain-containing protein, whose amino-acid sequence is MQYKNSLLQELGPLSAYGEFLPAEQALQEQAAKKLSPLNHLSNELSPYLQAHARNLIGWYTWSPEAFDAAKREDKPIFLSIGYYSSHWCNIMERDSFNDPEVAGFMNDTCIAVKVDKEERPDLDNLYSEICRIQNGSAGWPLNIFMTPEGWPFFCTTWLPKRTRGQVPGMTEILPRIKWLWNMQRDDCERAANDLRELVQEKFNFLSGGRVRRYTAFEALDQMRKSFDIRYGGFNFNHGGKFPEINKLIFLLRMASDENATKRDKSDAFTMVDITLRRIWRGGIHDHLGGGFSLYSIDERWHVPHFEKLLCDQAMILLAASLAQEQNANSFHRLIAEDIIFCLGKYFSDNASYSQGFKSAICSDNKDGEGRYYMWTEDEIKAVLPEGLAGLFCAAYGVLPGGNFGSELAGTQIGQNILYEASTVTELARRYGLKGAEVANNISECRRILLESRDKRQLLTDDKILMDWNGLIIGALSRASCAFDQPEWKDIAERTALFCVKIFADKSGIWTRRWISGKTGINASSCDYIYFLWGIMELYKAAKKFNSGEKQLNDWLKNAQNLADSLIKNFWDDKHGGFSLINDSNIAIKFKSAQDFNNLPSPNALAITALNELAHALEDKKYSDYAAKIISCFAREAALNPLNYISFINAGLDFVPFKPVKKEEPKKYIPTDEELNQEEPAKNDNKPEKRENKSADKPDKTDRAERTERRARRTERTHRPERQERRTRRER
- a CDS encoding HAD-IA family hydrolase, whose product is MIKLMVFDHDMTIVDSSYAIMEGFNSVARHEGLPEVDHDLTMKYIATPIPTFCEGLLGEYRPEWIKLYRDYSVKLERELIKPFPDTIETLTNLRAKNIKLAVISNREYPRRVLERTGLAKYFDVIVGALEPYGKLEYKPNPEMMYKLLHELNISPDNAIYIGDADIDIIFAQNSGVRSVGITTGNFTAEDFNLLGAWRVIDSLSELNAIQE